The following are encoded together in the Lathyrus oleraceus cultivar Zhongwan6 chromosome 3, CAAS_Psat_ZW6_1.0, whole genome shotgun sequence genome:
- the LOC127126928 gene encoding uncharacterized protein LOC127126928 — MSQQGQIPINTMVPQQNQLPRIPMQHPMHMQMHMPNMHMPMQMHMPMQMQMPYRMPLPVPYSTQDAAGYPAPGKRRRDDEDPGISVSAELSAAKRVKGQDVIFRIVVPSRQIGKVIGKEGCRIQKIREETRANIKIADAIARHEERVIIISSKDNDEMVTDAEKALEQIATLILKEDDSSLDTSKVNAGHVAANTIRLLIAGSQAGGLIGMSGQNIEKLRNSSGAMITVLAPSQLPLCASAHESDRVVQLSGDVSTVMKALEEIGYQLRENPPRQVISISPTYNYAAVRPSQPYLDPNSVDYVTFEMLISETMVGGLIGRSGSNISRIRNESGAMIKVYGGKGEQKHRQIQFGGSAQQVALAKQRVDEYIYSQLVQQSDT, encoded by the exons ATGTCTCAGCAAGGTCAAATTCCGATAAACACCATGGTTCCCCAGCAGAATCAACTGCCACGAATCCCTATGCAGCATCCCATGCACATGCAGATGCACATGCCCAACATGCACATGCCTATGCAGATGCACATGCCCATGCAGATGCAAATGCCATATCGCATGCCGCTACCGGTTCCTTACTCCACTCAAGACGCCGCAGGGTACCCCGCACCTGGGAAGCGCCGCCGAGACGACGAAGATCCGGGCATCTCCGTCTCCGCGGAGCTATCGGCGGCCAAACGCGTGAAGGGTCAGGATGTGATATTCAGGATCGTTGTGCCGTCTCGGCAGATCGGTAAGGTTATCGGAAAAGAAGGTTGCCGTATACAGAAGATTCGTGAAGAGACCAGAGCTAACATCAAAATCGCCGACGCTATTGCA AGACATGAAGAGCGTGTTATCATCATTAGTTCTAAAGACAATGATGAAATGGTTACTGATGCAGAGAAAGCTCTAGAGCAGATAGCCACTTTAATTTTAAAG GAAGATGATAGCAGTCTTGATACATCAAAAGTTAATGCCGGGCACGTTGCTGCCAATACAATAAGACTTTTGATTGCTGGGTCCCAGGCAGGTGGATTGATTGGGATGTCGGGTCAAAACATTGAGAAGTTACGGAACTCTTCTGGTGCTATGATTACCGTTCTTGCACCGAGTCAGTTGCCTTTGTGTGCTTCTGCACATGAATCTGATCGAGTAGTACAG TTATCAGGAGATGTTTCCACAGTAATGAAGGCATTGGAGGAGATAGGTTACCAGTTAAG GGAAAACCCCCCAAGACAAGTGATATCAATCAGCCCAACATACAATTACGCTGCAGTTCGACCATCCCAACCATATCTTGACCCAAATTCAG TTGATTATGTTACATTCGAGATGCTGATTTCGGAAACAATGGTTGGTGGGTTGATTGGCAGAAGCGGCTCAAACATATCAAGGATCAGAAATGAGTCTGGAGCAATGATCAAG GTTTATGGTGGAAAAGGTGAACAGAAGCATAGGCAGATTCAATTTGGTGGTAGTGCCCAACAG GTAGCTTTGGCAAAACAGAGAGTTGATGAATATATATACTCTCAGTTGGTACAACAATCTGATACCTAA